One Sphingobacteruim zhuxiongii DNA window includes the following coding sequences:
- a CDS encoding acyltransferase family protein produces MEPSIPKFLKKRRSDLDALRALAILIVFGYHLNIPFLKNGFIGVDIFFVLSGYLTTAVCLENPKNLRKELISFYKRRANRLIPALFFMLLFCGLLIWILVPLKTIDFAQNALLSLSFTSNIYYYLTSGYFATSSQLNFLLHSWSLSLEFQFYLCYPLLIFVFQIKGRQSRQQLENRFLLLLLISFICMLILSVQDERAAFYLLPSRLWEFISGALAFLSYKRVVNGLSSRLRQVGAFVCWLILLANTLLGGHVIGMEGWPWIVALTVLSVVGIILFDVQVFESNIITWLAKNSYGIYLWHWPLIVLCTYLGVSLSFTVSAVLIVLTILFANVSYQFIESKNLFTNTKLQILGLVTLSLSAILVHPKAKDVIMNSQQLRDFQLLHQYKTEKTPLQYGFLTTHLQHHEPFNLLNITSRLKLSDSGGNYLLLGDCHAGMFSYTLKRIAQQKGINLIVFSMDETFPASNALGKFVGPQDQMNYIFNQLIPSHYQKLDKVILMADYSNYSANELKAFFTHNRSYFSQFKLPIVYIGQTKKYRIEFPVASSQHERWKIPLAQYELSAPYRVNRFIKTLPEIHYVDLLSSQSSNAGKDGQLFMYDTNHYTIGGTERLSKLLETSIFK; encoded by the coding sequence ATGGAACCAAGCATACCAAAATTTCTCAAAAAAAGACGTTCTGACTTGGACGCGCTTCGAGCGTTAGCTATCCTCATTGTGTTCGGCTATCATTTAAATATACCTTTCTTGAAAAACGGATTTATCGGAGTGGATATTTTTTTCGTGTTGTCGGGCTATTTGACTACCGCAGTGTGTCTTGAAAATCCAAAAAATCTTCGTAAAGAATTAATATCGTTTTATAAGCGTAGAGCTAACAGGTTAATTCCAGCATTATTCTTTATGCTGCTCTTCTGCGGATTATTAATTTGGATTTTGGTTCCATTAAAAACAATCGATTTTGCACAAAACGCATTATTAAGCTTATCGTTTACCTCAAATATTTACTATTACCTCACCTCCGGATATTTTGCCACTAGTTCACAGTTGAACTTTTTGTTACACAGCTGGTCGCTTTCCCTAGAATTTCAATTTTACCTCTGTTATCCATTACTTATATTCGTTTTCCAAATTAAGGGCAGACAATCCCGCCAACAGCTTGAAAATCGTTTCCTACTACTCCTATTAATTTCTTTTATTTGTATGTTAATTTTGAGTGTACAAGACGAAAGAGCTGCATTCTATCTTTTGCCCTCACGGCTGTGGGAATTTATAAGCGGTGCATTAGCCTTCCTCTCCTATAAACGTGTCGTAAACGGTTTATCCAGTAGATTACGGCAAGTAGGTGCCTTTGTTTGTTGGTTGATTCTTCTAGCCAACACGCTCCTTGGAGGTCATGTAATTGGGATGGAGGGCTGGCCTTGGATAGTTGCACTCACCGTGCTATCGGTAGTTGGAATCATCTTATTTGATGTTCAAGTTTTTGAATCAAATATCATTACTTGGCTTGCGAAAAATTCATACGGAATCTATCTTTGGCACTGGCCACTAATTGTACTATGTACATATTTAGGAGTAAGCCTATCCTTCACAGTTTCCGCTGTATTGATCGTGTTAACTATCTTATTTGCAAATGTAAGCTATCAATTCATAGAGTCTAAAAATCTTTTTACAAACACGAAGCTTCAAATTTTAGGGCTAGTTACTTTAAGTTTAAGCGCGATCTTAGTTCATCCAAAGGCTAAAGATGTTATTATGAATAGTCAACAACTTCGTGACTTTCAGTTATTACATCAATACAAAACTGAGAAAACACCTTTGCAGTACGGTTTTCTGACTACACATCTACAACACCATGAACCGTTTAATTTGCTCAATATCACAAGTCGATTAAAGCTATCAGATTCTGGAGGTAACTATTTACTGCTCGGCGACTGCCATGCTGGAATGTTTTCTTATACGCTCAAACGTATCGCCCAGCAAAAGGGAATCAATCTAATTGTATTCAGTATGGACGAAACATTCCCTGCATCCAACGCTTTAGGAAAATTTGTTGGCCCGCAGGATCAAATGAATTATATATTTAACCAGCTCATCCCCTCGCACTACCAAAAACTGGATAAAGTTATCCTAATGGCAGATTACTCCAATTACTCGGCGAATGAGCTGAAAGCATTCTTTACGCACAATCGATCCTATTTTAGCCAATTCAAACTACCCATCGTATATATAGGGCAAACTAAAAAATATCGGATTGAGTTTCCGGTAGCCTCATCCCAACATGAGCGTTGGAAAATTCCGTTAGCGCAATATGAGCTATCTGCGCCATATCGTGTGAACAGATTCATCAAAACACTTCCTGAGATACATTACGTTGATCTGCTAAGCTCTCAATCGAGCAACGCTGGAAAAGACGGTCAACTATTCATGTATGATACCAATCATTACACTATCGGTGGGACGGAGAGGCTCTCGAAATTACTAGAAACAAGCATTTTCAAATAA
- a CDS encoding nucleotidyltransferase domain-containing protein has translation MILTRPTTQAMLEALRASLWGEVPNPVFFENLSGQDWREVFQMSIHQTVEAMVATAVQQLPEQLLPPADIMLKWLVRVDRVQRKNAAMEKAIAQQYHLFQQKGLRCVLQKGHGVSTYYADPSLRTSGDIDWFFPFKDDFEDAQHLVAENQGSLLSKNRYSCGFYWRGFEVEQHRRIVQLRNPFIQSFVEDFVHEELKRPISRTFGHTSVEIPSDLLNIVQVNAHILKHQVTYGIGLRQLCDACRLYFSYGKRLDHDRLREVYAKLGMLKWAHLLHRMLVDLFHLPEEYLPFPIIPYKGAEWMTDHILRTGNFGFFDPLHPDQNNPGGRVDRQERLFENFRRFLGVAPMEALSFPIYQLYIKSFK, from the coding sequence ATGATTTTAACACGACCAACAACTCAGGCGATGTTGGAGGCCCTTCGGGCATCGCTATGGGGAGAAGTTCCAAATCCCGTTTTCTTTGAAAATTTATCTGGTCAGGATTGGCGTGAAGTCTTTCAGATGTCAATACATCAAACCGTAGAAGCAATGGTTGCCACTGCTGTTCAGCAACTTCCTGAACAGCTATTACCGCCCGCAGACATCATGTTGAAATGGCTGGTTCGTGTGGACCGCGTGCAACGGAAAAATGCAGCGATGGAAAAGGCCATTGCTCAACAGTATCACCTCTTTCAACAAAAAGGCCTGAGATGTGTTCTCCAAAAAGGGCATGGAGTTTCCACATACTATGCAGATCCAAGCTTGCGAACTAGTGGGGATATTGATTGGTTTTTCCCATTTAAAGATGATTTTGAAGATGCGCAGCACTTGGTTGCTGAAAACCAAGGATCGCTTCTAAGTAAGAATAGATACAGTTGTGGATTCTATTGGCGGGGCTTTGAAGTTGAACAGCATCGACGTATTGTCCAACTTCGTAACCCTTTCATCCAGTCGTTTGTCGAAGATTTTGTTCATGAAGAACTGAAGCGCCCTATCAGCCGAACATTTGGGCATACATCGGTCGAGATACCAAGTGACTTGTTGAACATTGTGCAGGTAAATGCACATATACTTAAACATCAAGTAACCTACGGTATTGGGCTGCGCCAACTTTGTGACGCTTGCCGCTTATACTTCTCTTATGGAAAACGGCTAGATCATGATCGGCTGCGAGAGGTGTATGCTAAACTTGGCATGCTGAAATGGGCCCATTTATTACATCGAATGTTAGTGGATTTGTTTCACCTGCCAGAGGAATATCTACCTTTCCCTATTATCCCATATAAAGGCGCCGAGTGGATGACAGATCACATTCTACGAACAGGGAATTTTGGCTTCTTTGATCCTTTGCACCCTGATCAAAATAATCCGGGAGGGCGTGTTGATCGGCAAGAAAGACTTTTCGAAAACTTCCGACGATTTTTAGGCGTAGCACCGATGGAAGCCCTAAGTTTTCCAATTTATCAGTTGTACATCAAGTCGTTCAAGTAA
- the dnaG gene encoding DNA primase: protein MIRKETIEKVIDAARIEEVVGDFVDLKKRGTSLIGNCPFHNEKTPSFHVSVNKGIYKCFGCGAGGDSLKFVMEHEKYAYPEAIRYLANKYNIPIEEVERSPAQLAAQDKRESLYVFNQWASKYFKQTLWETELGQSIGLSYFHERGYRDDIIKKFDLGYSPEAWTSLVDEAAKEGYAKEYLTELGLAVERDDKSLYDRFRGRVIFPIHNLTGRVIGFGGRTLKKDKTVPKYVNSPESEIYHKSNVLYGLHLAKKAILEHDVCFLVEGYADVLSCHQAGVEQVVSSSGTSLTTGQIKLISRYTKQVVILYDGDEAGIKASLRGTDMLLEEGLNVKVLLFPDGNDPDSYIQKYGASEFRAYVEKNQEDFVFYKTNILLRDAKDDPIKRAEVIREVVESIALIPDEIKVSVYIRQCSTLLDIEERVLLSELNKIRLGKARSKERKENQAQQQVQSTPNVPPGGDEWFPAEMLAAMGAEAPSVEPAKIESAELRLEKELVRILLNYGRELVHWEGDGDVPVAPYLLASLDDIQITDKTCKLIVDEFIKQAEHFQVPEAKFFFSHENTEVSTLAVDSVVDRYELSPSWSDDKRKIFVPEELDQLKSLVIQIIYRVKKNKIEVQMQSIREELKLTVDDADMQILLAKYQKLKEGEQLLGQLLGNIVVK from the coding sequence ATGATCAGAAAAGAAACGATAGAAAAGGTAATAGACGCCGCTCGAATTGAGGAGGTCGTTGGGGATTTTGTTGACTTAAAGAAGCGGGGGACATCCTTAATTGGAAATTGTCCTTTTCATAATGAAAAGACGCCTTCGTTTCACGTTTCGGTTAATAAAGGAATTTATAAGTGTTTCGGCTGTGGGGCTGGTGGAGATTCCTTAAAATTTGTGATGGAGCATGAGAAATATGCTTATCCCGAGGCAATCCGATATTTGGCAAATAAATACAATATACCGATTGAAGAAGTCGAGCGTTCACCAGCTCAACTGGCGGCGCAAGATAAAAGAGAGAGTCTTTATGTATTCAATCAATGGGCATCCAAATACTTTAAACAAACTTTGTGGGAAACGGAGCTTGGTCAATCTATTGGCTTAAGCTATTTTCATGAAAGAGGTTACCGCGATGACATCATTAAAAAGTTCGACTTAGGATATTCTCCAGAAGCGTGGACTAGTTTGGTCGATGAGGCGGCTAAGGAAGGCTATGCGAAAGAATATTTAACTGAGCTAGGTCTAGCTGTTGAACGAGACGACAAGTCGTTATATGACCGCTTTCGAGGTCGTGTAATTTTCCCAATTCATAATTTAACAGGACGTGTTATTGGTTTTGGTGGTCGAACACTGAAGAAAGATAAGACAGTTCCTAAATATGTAAATTCACCAGAAAGCGAGATTTATCACAAATCCAATGTACTTTATGGATTACATCTTGCCAAGAAGGCTATTCTTGAACATGATGTTTGTTTTTTAGTTGAAGGATATGCCGATGTGCTTTCTTGTCATCAAGCAGGGGTAGAGCAAGTTGTTTCTTCATCTGGAACGTCTCTAACGACTGGGCAAATCAAGCTCATTTCTCGATATACGAAGCAGGTTGTGATTTTGTATGACGGTGACGAAGCTGGTATCAAAGCTTCATTGCGAGGAACCGATATGTTACTGGAGGAAGGGTTGAATGTGAAAGTTCTTCTTTTCCCCGATGGGAATGATCCGGATTCATACATTCAAAAGTACGGAGCTAGTGAATTCCGCGCATATGTAGAGAAAAATCAAGAAGATTTCGTTTTCTATAAGACGAATATACTCCTTCGTGACGCGAAAGATGATCCAATAAAGCGTGCCGAGGTAATCCGTGAGGTGGTCGAAAGTATTGCATTGATCCCTGACGAAATTAAGGTGTCAGTTTACATTCGTCAGTGTAGTACACTATTAGACATCGAAGAACGTGTGCTTCTCTCTGAACTTAATAAAATCAGACTTGGAAAGGCGCGCTCGAAAGAACGAAAGGAAAATCAGGCTCAACAGCAAGTTCAATCGACCCCCAATGTACCTCCCGGCGGAGATGAATGGTTTCCAGCCGAGATGCTAGCTGCAATGGGTGCAGAAGCGCCTTCCGTAGAGCCAGCAAAAATAGAGTCAGCAGAGCTTCGTCTGGAGAAGGAGTTAGTTCGAATTCTACTTAATTATGGTCGAGAATTAGTTCACTGGGAGGGTGATGGTGACGTGCCTGTAGCACCTTATTTATTAGCGAGTCTTGATGATATCCAGATTACGGATAAGACTTGTAAGTTGATCGTCGACGAGTTTATTAAACAGGCTGAGCATTTCCAAGTGCCCGAAGCTAAATTCTTCTTTTCGCATGAAAACACTGAAGTATCCACACTAGCGGTAGATTCTGTAGTGGACAGGTATGAACTCAGTCCTAGTTGGAGTGATGATAAGCGAAAGATATTTGTGCCTGAAGAATTGGATCAGTTAAAATCATTGGTTATCCAAATTATCTACAGGGTTAAGAAAAATAAAATAGAAGTGCAAATGCAAAGCATTCGTGAAGAATTAAAGCTCACTGTTGACGATGCCGACATGCAAATTTTGCTGGCTAAATATCAGAAGCTTAAAGAAGGCGAGCAATTGCTGGGCCAGCTGTTAGGAAATATTGTCGTCAAGTAA
- a CDS encoding PqqD family protein, translating to MRLKEPFILRRVGKDYLVVDPDQGTVDMSRVFSFNATSAFLMEALKGRDFDLADVANLLMQEYEIDAETAHRDSKLLVNQLKANQVIIE from the coding sequence ATGAGACTAAAAGAGCCGTTTATATTAAGAAGAGTTGGGAAGGATTACCTTGTCGTAGACCCGGATCAAGGTACCGTGGATATGTCGCGTGTTTTTAGCTTTAATGCCACCTCGGCATTCCTCATGGAAGCACTAAAAGGACGAGATTTTGACTTAGCAGATGTGGCCAATTTACTGATGCAAGAGTATGAAATTGATGCTGAAACTGCCCATAGAGATTCTAAGCTACTGGTAAATCAATTGAAAGCCAATCAAGTAATTATTGAATAA
- a CDS encoding ABC transporter ATP-binding protein — protein MITKHQLHWILRFSKTYKYKLFYYFLFELLGLSFSLAFIWFSKRSIDRAVHHGSESLSMLLLVTASCIILSFACMQFAAFLNERNKALMLVDLQKLVLKKQISVPWDGQKKHTGDLMVRVLNDTQEIVTAAAQTLIACLISLLKIVAATWFLYWMDPWLAAVLLLITPLLLFSKFYFRKLRDLQKSLKLAESQLGKTIQDNLRLRLLIRSMNQDKPRWERIEKDQGEIFGIKKRLIGFSLFSRGIWGLGFSISYIVTFVWGILSLNDGLITVGTMSAFLQLVIRLQAPVATLVGYLPALVRVGSSVERLEELLNEPSEEIAEHSVLNELDELRLSNVSLQVEGKLLTCNLSFLFKRGEPTLVFGSSGLGKSTMLRAILGLIDPQAGAIVLKEGSQNRLMNATYRCNFAFVPQGEKLFNGTIRENLLFGNDWSSEVQLKHALGVACAEFVWNLPEGLDTVVGESGFGLSEGQIQRLAIARAILLPAKVWLFDEVTSALDQQTAHKLVTNLLEIGADKILIFVTHDLSQKQYFKHILEMRENAMTVKQ, from the coding sequence ATGATAACAAAACATCAGCTTCACTGGATTCTGCGGTTTTCTAAGACCTATAAATACAAACTATTTTATTATTTTCTGTTTGAACTCCTAGGGCTATCATTCAGTTTAGCGTTTATTTGGTTTTCTAAACGATCGATAGACCGCGCTGTGCATCATGGCAGCGAAAGCCTCAGCATGTTGCTATTGGTAACCGCTTCATGTATCATCCTGTCGTTTGCTTGCATGCAATTTGCTGCGTTTCTCAATGAGCGTAATAAAGCCTTAATGTTAGTGGATTTGCAGAAGCTGGTCCTTAAAAAACAAATTTCTGTGCCTTGGGATGGGCAAAAAAAGCATACTGGAGACTTAATGGTGCGCGTTTTAAACGACACCCAGGAGATCGTGACTGCTGCTGCGCAAACGCTTATCGCTTGCCTGATTAGTCTCCTTAAAATTGTAGCGGCCACCTGGTTTCTTTACTGGATGGATCCTTGGTTAGCAGCGGTATTGCTGTTAATCACTCCGCTTTTATTATTTTCCAAGTTCTATTTTCGTAAACTACGCGATCTTCAAAAATCACTTAAGCTGGCCGAGAGTCAGCTGGGGAAGACTATACAAGACAACCTGCGGTTGCGCTTGTTGATTAGATCGATGAACCAAGATAAACCACGATGGGAGCGCATCGAGAAAGATCAAGGCGAAATTTTTGGTATTAAAAAGCGATTAATTGGCTTTTCTCTTTTTTCCAGAGGAATATGGGGATTGGGGTTTAGTATCAGTTATATTGTGACGTTCGTTTGGGGGATATTATCTTTGAATGATGGATTAATCACCGTAGGGACGATGTCCGCATTTTTGCAACTTGTGATTCGCTTGCAAGCGCCTGTGGCTACCTTAGTAGGTTATTTACCTGCACTGGTTCGCGTGGGGAGCTCGGTCGAGCGGCTCGAAGAACTTTTGAATGAACCTAGCGAGGAAATTGCGGAGCATAGTGTCTTAAATGAGCTCGATGAACTAAGACTATCAAATGTATCCTTGCAAGTGGAGGGTAAGTTGTTAACGTGCAATTTGAGCTTTTTATTTAAGCGTGGTGAACCCACACTTGTTTTCGGCTCAAGTGGCTTGGGCAAGTCCACCATGTTAAGAGCAATTCTGGGACTTATAGATCCGCAAGCAGGTGCAATTGTCTTAAAAGAAGGGTCGCAAAATCGACTCATGAACGCTACGTACCGTTGTAACTTTGCATTCGTTCCCCAAGGTGAGAAATTGTTTAATGGTACCATCCGGGAAAATTTGTTATTTGGCAATGATTGGAGCAGTGAAGTTCAATTGAAGCATGCGCTTGGAGTGGCTTGCGCCGAATTTGTATGGAATTTACCAGAAGGACTGGATACCGTTGTTGGAGAATCCGGATTTGGCCTATCGGAAGGACAGATACAACGATTAGCCATCGCTCGAGCAATCTTACTACCGGCTAAGGTATGGCTCTTCGACGAGGTTACTTCTGCTCTGGATCAACAGACAGCTCATAAGCTTGTTACAAATCTACTGGAAATTGGAGCTGACAAAATTTTAATTTTTGTTACGCACGATCTCAGTCAAAAGCAATATTTTAAACACATTTTGGAAATGCGTGAAAACGCGATGACCGTCAAACAGTAG
- a CDS encoding glutaminyl-peptide cyclotransferase codes for MKFKLKYLGLAVVLPFLFIYGCKTQKGKFEFVNPKSGSKVLKGEKLQLKVNFNDVAIDSVVYSIDGNVFDRKRDTSSVVFDTEKHGFGSKRLSAKIYAEGKEDIAYSDLLVVPPAPKTYGFEVVNTFPHDSTAFTQGLFYEHGTLFESTGKEERSSLRKVDLTTGKVLQKMEGDGTYFGEGMTVVGDKIYFLTWLNKKGFVYDKANFKLIKSFDYGKSEQGWGLTYDGKQFIKSDGSSNIYFLDPTNLQETSSVRIFDDKGPVDKINELEYVEGKLYANIYDQSKDEVVIIDPVSGVVEGVINFVGLYDGVRKSADNEMNGIAYKAETKTFLVTGKDWTKLFEVRLTER; via the coding sequence ATGAAATTTAAACTTAAATATCTTGGCTTAGCCGTCGTGCTACCCTTCCTGTTTATTTATGGATGTAAAACCCAGAAGGGAAAATTTGAATTTGTTAATCCCAAGTCGGGTTCAAAGGTGCTTAAAGGCGAAAAATTACAACTTAAAGTAAATTTTAACGACGTCGCGATCGATTCTGTGGTTTATTCGATCGACGGAAATGTGTTTGACCGAAAACGGGATACATCCTCCGTAGTTTTTGATACAGAAAAGCATGGTTTTGGGAGCAAAAGATTGAGTGCGAAAATTTATGCTGAAGGGAAGGAAGATATAGCCTACAGTGATTTGCTTGTTGTTCCACCGGCACCGAAGACCTATGGATTCGAAGTGGTCAATACTTTCCCACACGACTCTACAGCATTTACGCAAGGATTATTTTATGAGCATGGTACGCTCTTCGAATCAACTGGCAAAGAAGAACGTAGTTCTCTGAGAAAAGTTGATTTAACAACAGGGAAAGTTCTTCAAAAGATGGAAGGGGATGGAACTTACTTTGGAGAGGGAATGACCGTTGTCGGAGATAAGATATATTTCCTAACCTGGTTGAATAAGAAAGGCTTTGTGTACGATAAAGCTAATTTCAAGTTGATTAAATCTTTCGACTATGGCAAGAGTGAACAAGGCTGGGGGTTGACCTACGATGGTAAACAGTTTATCAAATCTGACGGCTCGTCAAACATTTATTTTTTAGATCCGACTAATTTGCAAGAAACATCTTCAGTTCGAATATTTGATGATAAGGGTCCAGTGGATAAAATCAATGAATTGGAATATGTGGAAGGCAAATTATATGCTAATATTTACGACCAATCTAAGGACGAAGTCGTCATCATAGATCCGGTTAGCGGTGTTGTAGAGGGTGTAATTAATTTCGTTGGCCTTTATGATGGCGTAAGAAAGTCAGCGGATAATGAGATGAACGGTATTGCGTACAAGGCCGAGACAAAAACTTTCTTAGTAACTGGTAAAGACTGGACGAAACTTTTTGAAGTGAGGTTAACAGAGCGATAG
- a CDS encoding polysaccharide biosynthesis protein: MDIYSLRRYFRKDSPRWVILLIDMIIVLLCYYLTNFIVNSFKGNFDVEMMVNKSVYVMAVYYVSFLYFKTYRGIVRQTGLRDAWGIMKAIFFAFVILMLTSFVIRSLYEKHELMSVFFRPSYAVIFTHAFFITVCLVAARVFYRTIYEKFFFSGREVERVLIFGAGNMGTITLNLLRNEIRRKVKIVAFADDNRNRIGKMINGYKIVDMEKLTPEFVKKIQIDSIIIALDDNNKERLSNISSRIEPLPVKLKIMPTSAKLLSGKAATRQLRTLKIDDLLGREAIKLENPVVHEMMRDKVILVTGGAGSIGSELVRQISFADFRNLIVIDQAESALYDIQQELKSSCQKDNILFMVGNVRDRQFMASVFEQYKPQIVFHAAAYKHVPLMEQNPYESILTNVWGSKNIADMADKYGAEKFVMVSTDKAVNPTNVMGATKRIAEIYVSGLNKSSKTNYIVTRFGNVLGSNGSVIPLFEKQLKKGGPLTVTHQDITRYFMTIPEACQLVQEAAVMGKGGEIYVFDMGQPVKIIDLAIRMIRLKGYKYPEDINIEITGLRPGEKIFEELLADNENTSKTHHTKIMIARVNTDDVDVKRQKIEYLCKQVVTPAGDHNPMLLVELVKEIVPEYISKNSIFSKLDHINDNVATK, translated from the coding sequence ATGGACATTTATTCTCTAAGACGTTACTTCCGTAAGGACAGCCCAAGGTGGGTTATCCTATTAATTGATATGATTATCGTCCTTCTTTGTTATTATCTTACAAATTTCATTGTAAACAGTTTCAAGGGAAATTTCGATGTTGAAATGATGGTTAACAAGTCAGTTTATGTGATGGCGGTATACTACGTTTCCTTTCTCTATTTTAAAACTTATAGAGGAATTGTTCGTCAAACTGGTCTTCGAGATGCTTGGGGAATAATGAAAGCAATATTTTTCGCATTTGTTATTTTGATGTTGACCTCCTTCGTTATTCGAAGTCTGTACGAAAAACATGAGTTGATGAGTGTCTTTTTTAGACCATCATACGCAGTGATTTTTACGCATGCGTTTTTTATTACGGTATGTTTGGTTGCGGCTCGTGTGTTTTATAGAACGATATATGAAAAGTTTTTCTTTAGTGGCAGAGAGGTTGAAAGAGTCTTAATATTTGGTGCGGGTAACATGGGCACAATTACATTAAACTTGCTTCGAAATGAAATTCGAAGAAAAGTGAAAATTGTAGCATTCGCGGATGATAACCGAAATCGCATAGGAAAAATGATCAATGGTTATAAAATTGTTGATATGGAAAAACTGACGCCTGAGTTCGTGAAGAAGATTCAAATTGATAGCATTATTATCGCTTTAGACGATAACAACAAAGAACGTCTGTCGAATATTTCATCTAGAATAGAGCCACTACCCGTGAAACTGAAGATTATGCCGACTTCGGCAAAGCTTCTTAGCGGGAAGGCGGCAACAAGACAATTACGTACGTTAAAAATTGATGATTTATTAGGTCGCGAGGCGATCAAATTGGAGAATCCGGTAGTTCACGAGATGATGCGGGATAAAGTCATTTTAGTAACGGGGGGCGCTGGTTCTATTGGTTCCGAATTAGTACGTCAGATTTCATTCGCAGATTTTAGAAACTTAATCGTAATTGATCAGGCTGAGTCCGCGTTGTATGATATTCAACAAGAGTTAAAAAGTAGTTGCCAGAAGGACAATATACTATTTATGGTGGGCAATGTCAGAGATCGCCAGTTTATGGCTTCCGTTTTTGAGCAGTACAAACCACAAATCGTATTCCATGCTGCAGCCTATAAACATGTTCCTTTAATGGAGCAGAATCCGTATGAATCGATATTAACTAATGTTTGGGGATCGAAGAACATAGCCGATATGGCGGACAAGTATGGAGCAGAAAAGTTCGTTATGGTCTCGACAGATAAGGCGGTTAATCCAACCAACGTTATGGGAGCCACTAAACGAATTGCAGAGATTTATGTATCTGGCTTAAATAAGAGTTCTAAGACAAATTATATTGTTACTCGGTTCGGTAATGTACTCGGATCAAATGGTTCCGTTATCCCTCTATTTGAAAAGCAGTTGAAAAAAGGTGGACCATTGACGGTTACGCATCAAGATATTACTCGATATTTCATGACGATACCAGAAGCTTGTCAATTAGTGCAAGAGGCAGCGGTAATGGGTAAGGGAGGTGAGATATATGTTTTTGACATGGGTCAACCAGTCAAGATAATCGACCTAGCAATTCGTATGATACGTCTTAAAGGGTACAAATATCCTGAAGATATTAATATTGAAATAACAGGCCTTCGTCCAGGTGAGAAGATTTTTGAAGAGCTACTGGCGGATAATGAAAATACCAGCAAAACACATCATACCAAAATTATGATTGCCCGCGTAAATACGGACGATGTGGACGTCAAAAGACAAAAAATCGAGTATTTGTGCAAGCAAGTTGTTACACCTGCTGGTGATCATAATCCAATGCTATTGGTGGAGTTGGTTAAGGAAATTGTACCAGAGTATATTTCTAAGAACTCTATATTCTCCAAACTAGACCACATCAATGATAATGTTGCTACAAAATAG